The DNA window GAATTTTCAATCAAGTTAGCAGCATTTAGCAGAGGAATTTTTACACAACATCAATTGATACAGTTTCAGCAATCTCTGAATTTGTTTAGATTCTTTGGATAGTTAAAAAACTTGATCTATTCAGACTTTAAATTAGCATTTGCTTCTTCTTGTAAGGATCAAATGACTAAAGAGGAAGGCATTTCACTGCTGTTTGACATTTAACAGCTGGGAGAGATTTGTATCCATTTGGGCCTCTTTGATGACAGCACAGGTAAAAGGGATCTAGAATCCCAGCGGGTACATGATTTTCTTGTGACCAGCTTTGTCCAGTCTATTATGTATGTATACTTGAGGTTTATGTTTAGTGGGTTTATGAAGACAATGTTGGATCagtgatttgtatttatgtatgtaattacaatgtatttttgtgctatgtcttatttaaaaatacagctcTGGGAACTTCAATTCAGATCAATGTATAATTTTCTGTTGTACATGAGAGGAAATTCTACTTGTCATTGGAGCCTTATGATATTTGTATGAAGTAcaatttcacatttctatttcAACATCCAGATTGTTTTCTATGTTATTAATCTGACAATCCCTAATAAAAAtcctacaaaatattacaatgattCCCTACTCTCggttccatttttgtaaaaatgtgtgttctatttttttattacattctcaTAAGTTGCAAATACAAGTTACACTTCCAATGGAACACCAAAAAACACTCAAAATTTTATTCCATGTATTTTATTGGGTTCAGTTGATTACTATTTGCACTccataggctctatttataaattattaccttGTCAATTCTctcataaaatgtgtttctttcctattcatttcctattgtgacagctgtgcacttttgactcttggccactaggtggcagaatgagtcattgttttattaggagacctgtattattaatattattattacacagtatttgtatagctccatcatattatgcagcactatacagAGTCTATAGTCATATTACTAGGTTTCTAGGAGCCAGCAAATAGAGTAGAATATCAATGATTTAGACTTTAAGGGTCCCTTTACACCCACAGCAAGAAAATGCCAGGGTGACCGCTCTCAGGCGCACATCAAGGTAATAGTTTTTGTGCAAACTGAAACATTTCAGGAGACAAAACTGAACTGAACATAGTTCTTTAACTTGATAATAATCACAAGCACACTAAAAAATTCACTgaggaaaaggaaacaaatgaaaTGAGCAGTTAAAGTAAGGAAACTCACAAAAACATCCTGTAACTTAAAGATTTATATAAAGAggtgcctatttaatgtacagcgctgcgtaatatgttggcgctatataaatcctgtttaataataataataataataataataaaagaggtctatctatctatctatctatctatctatctatctatctatctatctatcatctatctatctatctatctatctatctatctatctatcatctatctatctatctatctatctatctatctatctatctatctatctatctatctatctatctctatcatCCCTTGTTCACAGTGTAtagttttgaaaaattaaatcttGTAGCAAGTCGCCATCTAGTGGTTATTAAACATAATGCACCATCACAAACTCGTTGACAATCAGGGACTTTTGGGATGCTGATGAGTTTTTAGCTAAAGAGCAAGtatattagtttttttgcttttgatttttaCTTATAATGGTCTGgggtgaaaaaaaagtaaaacacaaactgctgtcatataaatatgaaatactgaATCAATCTTCTATCCATCCAATCACTCTATGGCCCTTTATCTAATACCTTGTGGTGTCAGCCAgatcaataataaattattgtaatggAAACCTGACTGGAATAAAACACCAAGTGATCCATAGAGTGCCCTGTACTGAGATCTTCTGATGGAAGCACATTTCTACACCCAGCCCTGTGCTCTCCACACTGGCAGCATGACCCAAAGAGCAGTGATGATGGGGGAATGGACAAACGCAGACACAATGATCTGACACTGCCAGAAAGATTTATTCCAACATGACTTTAATAGTGGCTctgaaaacaatacaattttttttttaaataacagcagACTTGCTGAGTATTTTCCTCCTCCTGCCAATGTACCAGTGGGATTTACTAatattaccactgacaccagtgatggtGCTTACTTTACTCTCACTTCTCTTCTTTGTGCCCCCAGACCACACTCATCATTTATTGGGTTAATGTTATCAAACTATGGATGTTGATTTGTTTTGTACCCTTACTTGATTATGGATTTTGATtaattgatatgattttttttaatggaggttttgtatatttattactctgaGAAATTCTCATCTTGCCCCTGAAGAAGAAGCTTTGAGCAACTGTCTGTGAAACGCTTCGGGTATATTTTCTGGCCAACTACAAGAACAGAATATagttattgaatattttattacgcATTCTATGAGGTAAATATGTTTCAGAATGTGtttattatcttaaaaaaaaacgtttaataataaaacaatgaaagattttaatttaaagatgtatacaggtagtacccgagTTAAGGACTTCCGACTAACGAATGACCCCCAGATACGAACGGGCTCCCCTGCTCGCTcttgtgcaggatagaggcttggaggggggatggggcggtttgcataacttgcagaagaaatcttttgctaaacacagctgaggttgtgggtgatcataggagctgagctgatatgtaacatcttgtaaaactttaatgaccaagacaaactctgcagttgtttctttttgcatatcacagcacagcttactccagaagttaatgaatgtctaggctccataaagttttttggttttcgattaactcacagtgaggattttacacagtaactgacaccaggctgcctaataataagcgagacaaacatctgtcctgattgtatttattaaaataatgtacctgttccaacttacatacaaattcaacttaaggacaaacctacagtcccaatcccgtatgtaacccggggactacctgtatgtataaaGAAGTATTTAGCTTTCTTTCCTGCTATCTTTTAAGGTGTATCCTCAGATTTACAAACCCTCTGAGACAGGCATACTATACTAATCAATCTCTGGCTATGAGTAGGGACTGTGTTGGTACTCACTCCCACCATTTTGGCCAAACACACTAATGTTTGAGGGACACACCACAGTTTATTCCTCATTCCCTATTTGATGTCCCTCTTAATAGTTTTTAAATGTTGGCAGCTTTGCTTTCAGGTGCATTCTGCTTGTATGAGGTGATACTGAGCTCATGCACAGGAACATCTGACCTCCATCCAACCTGCATtttaaatccctttttaatgtacagtgctgcgcaatatgttggtgctgatgaatcctgtttaatattaaaatatacctaaactcagaattttcactttacataaaagggtggacaaagaagaagcagaaagaaatggcgaagatggcggtgctcggGGTTGGATGACGCAGATGGATCGACTGAGCTGCAAGAtcaaaggtaagtgaattttttttttgttttaggcatttattAGTGTACTTCCTATTTaacaccaataataataatatttatcttcACTGTGACTCCTGCTCCAGGCAGTCTATTGCTTTGTCCTTATATTCTGAGGCGTTATTTGGGTTTGCACCTAAGCCTGACAACCCTATAGCCAGCATTGCTACACTAAAGAAGTAGAGAACCTAAGATGACACCAGAAATGCTGATGGTCATGTGACTAGGAAGTGCGTGATGACGTCATGATGGCGTCTTCCTACACAACGCGGCTGCGCTCTGCCTAGAGAGACGCGCTTGTTTAGCGTCTGTGTTGCTATGGTTTCCACAAGCACCTGTGCTCTGTGATCGAGCTGGAGGGAGACAGGTAAGAGTGCGGGGAGGGCGATGCGTCCATAGCGATCCCCAGTCCTCCCCTCCTATCCATCCAATGACTAATAAATACACGATGAGTCGTTTATATTGTCATTACCTATTTGTATATAACACACAGCTCATTACATGGATGGGAGAACCAGCGAGTAGTCATCATGGGTGGCCAAGGATGTAGCTAGATCATAACACAGAATGTCTTATTTCTATGGAAAAAGAGCAATCATGATCTGTATTATTGGTCATAGAGGTCAATATGTAGAGCTGTGTACATTAACATATAACACATGAATATTAGGCTTTGTATTGTTCCATCACTGAGTCATTATTAGAAAAGTGATTAAATATTAGAacagcttttataatatatataaactagctgataacccggcattgcccgggcatttattcattgcaattttatatttacaaggaaaaggaatcaaaaaagCTAAAGTGTCaaatcaaagaaacaaaaaaagttttctctgaagctctagatgtagtatcTCTCTCGCAcagtgtggcaagtcttctattcccgtcctcgggattttcttgtctacggtgtttttttttgcctttgattgcactcagcctattgccttacgttttctcgaagacATTATtataggccagaaatttgtaagagtccaaaaaaattatgtaagcaaaaggcacactgtcactgagcaatacatacacacatacatacatacatacatagatgcaaatatacctcccacatatatcacagcgctgtacaaagataagcggtgcactcacatgagtccgagtcatatgtctagcaagtttggttgaaatgtgtctatgcgtttccgagtgatgacacacacacacacacacacacatacatacatacatacatccaaatatagctctgacatatagcacagcgctgtacaaagatgactggtgcactcacatgagtctcagtcatatgtctggcaagtttggttgaaatgtctccatgcgttttcgagtgatggtggaacatacatacatacatccaattatatatatatatatagataaccaTAAAAATAACGATAATGAAATCACTTTACATTCCTGACCAATCTCTTCCTGGTATTGGGTGACAATACTCGCTCCAATTGTGCTCTGGGGTTGTCACCCTTTCACAGGGTTTTTGAGCCCATTGTTATCACTCGTTAGGCACAGAGCTCTGTAGGACTGGCTGTAAACGGGCTACATGAGATCagcataataaagaataaatgtaatttattaaaaaaaaaaaatgttttgccatgatatgcaatattttaatgtACTGGGCCAGGGTTTACATGAACAATATTCCTATTCAGtgtttctgggttgaacactgaatttgattttcaggaatacataaaaaatgtttgtagttaGGCTACCCTAGCACTTCAAGTGTAAATACTGCTTTTTGCCTAAGAGGATGAAAGAAGGACCCTATTCTCCTCGCACTGGCTCCTCATCTAAGACCTAATTCCCACAGCCTCTTCTCCCAGGCACTCTGTGCTGTAGTCACAGGAACTAACATCACCCCCTACATTACAGAACCAGTAGCCCTGCATGGTAAGTGATAAACTGAGCGCCTGCCCATAACCCCGGAGTGTTGGAGAAAAGAGAAAAGCACTGGCTGTCTACAGAAGCAAAGGATACACTAAGGAAAAGTTCTTTTAACTGTTTAAGTGCAGAAGTATCCCAACTGTAAGGGTAATTTTCACTTGGAGTTTGGATTTAGCTTATGTTGTTCACATGCAGAtgtttctataaattattttgctGTACACCTATTTGTCCCAAAATACACAATTtagtattttacttttgtatccttgcttacattttatgtgtttatttttttagatggAGCAACCACCTACAATGCCTGATACTGGTATAGTTGATACACCAAGAACTAGTAATCTAAAGTTTCTCCGAGCCAAAAGACTGAGCTACTTCTGTGGAAAAAGCTCCCAAAGTTTGTTATCCAGTACTGAAAAAACACCACGGTCAATTACTCCCAAGAACCAGCAACCCACGAAAAGCCAGACACCACGCAGGTGCCTTTCTGCTCCTATCTTAAAGCAAAAACAGACTTCTACAATATGTGAAGTCCGGAAAAATACCAATAAGAGAATACCGGTTACTCAGTCTCATGAGGAAGCATTTCAGCAACCTGTAGAAGAAAGAAATGTGGTATCTACTAACCAGGAAACTCAAGCGATAGAATCAGCAAATAAAAGCACTGTACAACTTACAGTTCAACAATCCCTGCCCCCAGCACCAAGTGAAGTGGAAAGTAATAGCTATAATTTACAAACAACATCAAAAAAGATTAGTTCTGAATCATCTATTTCACATAGTTTACAACAAAGCCCAGAGGAATTAAAGCTGGACGAATGCCTTCATAATCAGTATTCCTCACAAACAACATCAAAAGAAAGCAATAACACACCACTGCGTAAGCAGAATGTGCAACCAACAATAGAAAATGAAAGAAGTACAGTAATTGCCACTCATGATTTTCAGCCAGAGTACAAAGAAGAGGCAATTAAGCGATCTCTACCTGACTATCCTGTACATGAAATAACAAAGACAAAGGATCCTTTAATTCCTAGTTACCTGAAGTCAGAGGTGGAAACCAATGGTCATACTACTCATCGTAGTCTTAGAAGCAGCTTCACCTCGGATTTAGATAGAGGTCTATTAGATGATATATCTGTTCCAGAATCAGAAAAACTTCAATATGTAATGACATGGGCTAAAAAATTCCTACAGAAGTGCAATGGAGGAGATGTCTTGCCTGTCTCTGATAGAGAAGAATCCTGTAAACCAATCAGAACAGTTGACAAGTATGTAAGAGATAATGATTTTCCCAGAGACGATACATTAACGAACGCTGCAACTTTTACCAAGCATAGCACGAAAATGTCAAATCAGCCATGTCTGTCAAAAAGTCCAAGAAATTTGATCAATGttaaatctgattttattaatgttcctaaaacaaaacaaggCACACGTGTCTTTTCTCCTACATTGCAGACCCCCAACCACAATGACCTACCGGTGTCACCTCTATCTGAAACCATTCGTAGAGATTATAAGTATTCCAAACCCCTAAACAACACATATCCACATATAGAACATGAAATGGACACAAACAGCTTCAGAAGAGTCAATTTTAGGGAAAACAGTTTTAGTGATGATGAAGATTTATTTGAGAAGCAGTGGATTTACAGCACGGGGACCAGAAGAATTAAAGAATCAGATAATAATCCAAatagtacatttattattaaagaagaGGATACAAGCTCATCAGACTCCAGTCTTGATACAGAAAGAATGAATGCTCTTTTGGAAAACCTGGAACAAATTCAGAAAGTAACAGAGCAGAAAACAGATATGTTGGGAAATGATGGATCAAGAACAAACAGGACATTCTTAGTAAGAAAGAATTCAGGGACTGAGGATGGCACAGTGATATCAGATTCAAATGATGTCCTGGGTCGGGTACTCCCTTCATCATACAGGACCTACACAGAAAGAAATCTGTTTGGGGATTCTACACCAAGAACATACAGAGTGTGTGCTGTGTGCAGTTTTTCCAATGCTACAAAAACAAGTTGGTGTGAAGAGTGCGGCTCGGTTTTGGGGAATGACGGGAGTGAGCTTCCAGAATCAAACACTAAAAACGATTTACCAGGGCACCAAACTGCACTGAAAGAAATCTTGGATGACTTTTTAGATTTAAACGATGCACTCGAAGAACCTGATGAAGCCCCTACGGCAAAACAAATGGATGGAGAAGGTAGAGCTACAACTTGTTGGGATGATAACTTAGATGGAGTTTCTGACAGCGATGGCAGTGTACTTGAGAAATATTTCCATTATGTCAAACAGCTGGATATGATAAAAGTTCAAGCGAGAAACAAACAAAGTGATCATTCTCATGAAACATCTAGTGAAGACGAGTCATATGAGGGGATACCCAAGCCTCAAATAAATAACGGAATACATAACTTTTACCTATCCAAGACAGATGCTACAAATGAAGTCACAAGTGATGATGATGAAAGTGGAGTAGAGTTTTTGCAAGCTACCAATCATTCAGTGAAACATGATATATCCCACTATCATCAACAACGGGGACCTGACACACAATTTAGAGGATCCAATGAGAGCAAATATGGGACTGATTTCAAATTAAAGAGTTCAATAGGTAAATTATAAATTGAGCTTACCAGATTTGATTACCTAAAGAAGTAGaggcttttcacttagcaaagggtATGCtgactttgtaaaataaatgttagtaaaaaaataaaaaagtgtgtttactttgaatacccaatcatgtgcttAGGAAAATAACAATACACTACCAAGAACAGTATATGTTTTTAACACATCATTgggcttttaaaataaacacagcttcaccttattctataactcagtgtttcttgacctttttaccttGGGGGAATCCTTGGTcttcgggtcttcagggaactcctattataattactatatccaaaactcccagtacattagtgtggtgatcagcaGAATAAGAGTCATTCTTCCACCACTTTTATTGCTGGTGAGTGAGAAGAATTTCATCcttacatacaggtagtccccaggttacatacgagatagggactgaccaaaattgaatttgtatgtaagtcggaacgaGTACATTAaacgcaattaggacagatgtttgtctcaacataatattaggccgcctggtgtcagttactgtataaaatccttactttgagttaatcacaaacaaagcaaaaaaaaaaaaactttatggagcctagacattcgttaacttctggagcaagctgtgctctgatatgcaaaaagaaacaactgcagagtttgtcttggccattaaagagttacaagaggctgcagaaagagctcaccaccctaagatcacccaaacctcagctgtgtttagctaaagatttcttctgaaggTCATGCCTCCTTCTGCACAGAGCAAACAGGGAAGCCCTTTCTAGGaggcatccatatgtcggatgtccttaacccgaggactacctgtatatccaAAATGATCGTTGGTGTTGGGTAAACTtaaagtcacaaatttctcatttctTAAGGAATccttagaaacctctggaggaaccttagttgagaaacattgtcaTAACTTTTACTTTATGAAGTGAACATACACTTTGCCAGGTGAACTACAAATACcctaaatgattttcttttaaataattcctGTTTACATACctcaatcttttttattttttatatggttaTTGTATGATTCTAACAGCTTATAACAGCGTTCCTATATTGTACattgattttataatatatatgagtggtgccaataataaaataaaaccagtaatattttttctttacaaatgtatatttctaGACAATGTTTTAGGTGTACagtaaatattatgtataataaattaaatcaaacGTTAAATTATTCTATTATTAAGCCCTTTATTATCCTAGTATTGGTTTTATATGACCATGTGAATATATGTATAGCACAAAACAGTATATTGAATAGGTAgacagtatatattttaatttctgattattattgttacacattttaGATAGAAAGCAGCAAAACACCCCACAAAAGTCATCAAAAAGCAGTGGTCCTAGAAGGTATTGGGAGAAGTCCAGTATTGCATGGTCCTCATACACACATGGAGAGCTGAGACCAAGGTTTGCCTAATTTTTTAATCCATAAATCAGTTCTAGCCCTATTTCCTATAGATCCTATTAGAATTAGATTTCAGAACCACAAGacatataacttaaaaaaaatatgtctgatTAGTTGCCAtgcatttagtacattttttcttCATCCAACTAAGTAAACCCTGCTGTaacggacctgatttattaaagccctccaagactggagaattaTCATGGGTGGacctggttaatccagcaaagctggaatggatctagtaTAATAGGAaaggattttaataaatccatagtTGGTTTGCTGGTTTATCAGGTTCCCCAAAGATAGTCAATCTTCTCTTGGAGAAGCTTTATtcaatcagacccaatgacttcCTGTTAAATTTGACCTTTAGTGGATATGGCTACAACTAGCTAACACTCACCCTCCGTAATATCCTAGATTTTTGTTGCAGGGCACACTTGTCCTGTAGTATTGTGAGGACCTTTGTTTTCAACAATGCTAGTTTTCACCTATAAGTGTAGCCTTAAAAAGCTTTCTCTGATTACTGCATTGATCCTATCCATtgtcacaaacatttttattatcaggtttacatttaaaaacaataattattgtgatGTTTTGTTTGGGTCAGTCATTTTAATAGAAGTTTATTTGGTTGCCCTTCCTGCTGGCTAGACACCCAGAACAATCATCATGATTATGTTTTGCTACTTTGCATAGTATAACAATGTGCATGTGCAGTACTTGGCTATATGAGGACAGGGCACTGCACCTTTCCCACAACACTTCTATAGCACTATTTTAGCACAGCATTGAGGGGTTATAAACCTTAATGTGTTTTCTAATATCCTCGATGTTATGGCTGCCTGTGGTCTTTCTAGGTGTACCTCTGGAACTACCCTTGCCATATCGGAAGTCTAAATGCctttggtaatttaaaaaaatgtgtagctATGTTAATAACACAAAGGTATTGTGTAAAAGTAAACACACCCCATGGAAAATGTTGgcttattatattacattacatatttgaAAAGGCAAACATTAAATCTCTACAGATAAAGATATTAAACATGCATAAAACACAAGGACACGttgcattttcaaatattttgttatcAATTAACATCAGTACTTTTAATGATATACTGTGGCATAATGGTGTATTGGTGTAGATAATGTAAGTACATCCTTGACCTTAGAAGCAAGTGTTGCCGtttttagcagaaattacttttgAATACCCGTCAACTGGTCTCTTCTGACATCATTGAATTTTGCAACTTCTTCATCATGCAAATTGCCTCAGTTGCATGAACTTCTCATTTCAAATCTCACAGAATTTCAGTGGGgtgcacttgagggctaacaacatgcatgcttcatactgtctagggggaataaatttgggggagtcagaattggaaaaggatctggggatttGGGTGGATTATAGACCTAATAAGAGCATGCAATGCCAGGCTGCAAAATCTACTACCAGAAAAatactttcctgtattaaaagaggaatagactgcaaagatcgAGACataagattagctgaactgaatctattctcccttgagaagcgatgtttaagggggggatatgatcaccctgtataaatatataaacggttcatatagagaactctcttccccattattcactttgagatcattacaaagaacaagagggcactctgcatctggaggaaaagaagtttaagctccggataaggaagggattcttcactgtaaggactgtgaaaatgtggaatcggctccctcaggaagtagtttcagcaactactatagattgctttaagaaaaggctggatgtttttctagaagcacagaatataactgggtattaaagcttcaaagtaaaaataccagtgactgttgatccagggaacatctgattgcctcatggaatcaggaaggtatttttttcccctgttgaagcaaattgtaccaggggttttttggcCTTTCTCTGTACCAACTATGCCCATATCTGtgataggtttatttccctagtggttgcaccctaatggacttatgtcttttttcaacctgacctactaaaTCAAGACTTTCTTTAAGGCCAGTCCATGGTTTTACGGGCCATTGGTGTGCCACTGTGGAAGTTTCTCAAGTTTAAAGATGAGTTTAGCATCAACTTTTTAAACAGATAGCCTCACATTCTCATCAAGCACAGTTAGATACATTTAGAATTCATAGATGAATGGCCATAAGCTGCCAAGTTTGTGAGGCAGCAAAACAATCCCAATCAAACAGCAGAATTTAGCAATTTGGAGGTTTGGAGATGGTTCAGGAGACAAGGAACGCAATTACAAGAAAATTTCCAGAAAAGAGTAGAACATTTCTGATGTCTATAGCCCAGAGAAACATCACAGGTATTGTTATACACATTAGTGATTAGTGCA is part of the Pyxicephalus adspersus chromosome 3, UCB_Pads_2.0, whole genome shotgun sequence genome and encodes:
- the LOC140325964 gene encoding uncharacterized protein; the encoded protein is MEQPPTMPDTGIVDTPRTSNLKFLRAKRLSYFCGKSSQSLLSSTEKTPRSITPKNQQPTKSQTPRRCLSAPILKQKQTSTICEVRKNTNKRIPVTQSHEEAFQQPVEERNVVSTNQETQAIESANKSTVQLTVQQSLPPAPSEVESNSYNLQTTSKKISSESSISHSLQQSPEELKLDECLHNQYSSQTTSKESNNTPLRKQNVQPTIENERSTVIATHDFQPEYKEEAIKRSLPDYPVHEITKTKDPLIPSYLKSEVETNGHTTHRSLRSSFTSDLDRGLLDDISVPESEKLQYVMTWAKKFLQKCNGGDVLPVSDREESCKPIRTVDKYVRDNDFPRDDTLTNAATFTKHSTKMSNQPCLSKSPRNLINVKSDFINVPKTKQGTRVFSPTLQTPNHNDLPVSPLSETIRRDYKYSKPLNNTYPHIEHEMDTNSFRRVNFRENSFSDDEDLFEKQWIYSTGTRRIKESDNNPNSTFIIKEEDTSSSDSSLDTERMNALLENLEQIQKVTEQKTDMLGNDGSRTNRTFLVRKNSGTEDGTVISDSNDVLGRVLPSSYRTYTERNLFGDSTPRTYRVCAVCSFSNATKTSWCEECGSVLGNDGSELPESNTKNDLPGHQTALKEILDDFLDLNDALEEPDEAPTAKQMDGEGRATTCWDDNLDGVSDSDGSVLEKYFHYVKQLDMIKVQARNKQSDHSHETSSEDESYEGIPKPQINNGIHNFYLSKTDATNEVTSDDDESGVEFLQATNHSVKHDISHYHQQRGPDTQFRGSNESKYGTDFKLKSSIDRKQQNTPQKSSKSSGPRRYWEKSSIAWSSYTHGELRPRSHHSANRPSSAEPKKKKEQSNKASGHDHEMSSKITRYVEQQNTTSVTKFAEYKGVAAAYMKTTNAWVVTEHLCKDNSDDLAHRLQWAPGEEHDSMWLLLPDELWINIFTNLLHKDLSNVSQVCRRFRYIANDDSLWKVIKIANCHSLSDNCLVSIGCHHPESLSLYRCHDESQSITEEGLGKLFQHCKTSLKELNITNCSGLRFEGDVVLSYASAYCTHLTSVDISWTGATDKGIIALVEGCAHLKNLSMNGCKITDHAIAVLLKMHCKSLIKLEVFGCHALTTKSLFSVAIECSHLENLNIGRIPKVTDVCLTKIASNLHKMKTLNLTGLNVVRDRAVHYIVKQCPKLENMTLSSCPQVTDVSLVEISTYLRTIKYLDVSGCKKISDIGIQSLARSCQQIQYLDLSSTGTGKRGVCLLASYCYNSLECLKLNFCKEVTSDAIEKLCKNCKRLKVLHLYGCHISFDLERIKQFRKSFQIFHDLSIPAGNILGE